The Equus quagga isolate Etosha38 chromosome 20, UCLA_HA_Equagga_1.0, whole genome shotgun sequence genomic interval aggaaggggaggaatgACTTCCAGGTTTTTAGCGTTGGTGAATTTCGTGGTTAGAGAAGCAGGCCGAGAGAATATGAAGAGTAAAGTTTAGATGTGTTGAGTTTGAGAAACCTGTGAGGTCTCCCCAGGCACTTGGACAGAGGAGCTTGTGTGTCGTTGATTGAGAAGTGCGCTCTGAAGCCATACTGCTTGGGTTAGAATTCTGACTCGACCATTCAATCCTTGTGTAACCTGACTAACAGaagataattttggaaaaattctcaCCACTGTGcgtcagtttcatcatctataaaatggagtcaATGATACCTTCGCCGTAGGCTTGTTGATTGGATTGAATGAGTTTATATGTAAATTGCTCAGACTTGTGCTAGATACAGactaagtactcaataaatgagattgttttcatGATTACTGAAGTTGAAGCTCGTGGGAGAGGCCTGTGCTGGACATAGAGGGCAGAGAGTAATCAGTACCGAACATTGATTTTTGTCAGCTGCAGGTTTGAGAGAAGGTTTTTACATTTGCTCACCAAAACTTAAAAATCCCCAGTCACCTTTGTAGATATGCATGTATCAGGTCAGCTCCCTTAAACAAAAGCATGGAACAGGGATGACTGTCCTCTTTTTTGTGGCTTCTATGTGAGTAGTAGAATGGGAAATAGATCGGTTTGTGCCCCACCTTCTCGGTACGTGGTGGCTGAAGACCAAGCCCTGTAAAATGTCTTTCTTGGGCTCTGTGAACTTTGTGGAAAAAAAACAAGGTTTTGCCAGCATCTCGCAGATGCAAGTTTCCAGACTATAATGGGCTAGTGTATAACCCTTGAAAAGAGTCTTTATAAGATACAATTTTGAAACAGTctctcagttcattcattcattcagcaaatatttaaggaGTTATCTATTACGTGGTAGGCAGTTGTTCTTGGTGCTTGCAGCTGTTTTTCCCCAACAATTGTAGGTAATTTGGGAAAAGGGTTACCTTCCAGAGCTAGAATATTTAACACTATGTTATTTATCCTCGAGTAACATGTTCTGTGAGATCCTGATCTTGCTGACTCTTCTGACCAACTATTAGAGCTCTTCAGAAATTTAGTCCCTATGGTTGTTGAAGGATTACCAGACATTTATTCAGTCAGCAACTATTGCCCTACTCTGTATCAATCACTGTGGACTCAACATTCAAGGAGCTTAGAGTGTATTGGTTGGGGTGAGGAGACTTACAACAAACATAGGCAGTTGTTGAACCAATGCGGTTTAGATGAACTaagataaataagaatatttatttgaaatgtaaatcaGCAAAAGTACAAGCACTGtagttcagaagaaaaaaagatcatgTAGTTTTTGACCTTTAAGGTTATCCACTATTCATCTTTGAGGCCTCACAGGGCTAGTATGTTGTTTTGTGTTGCAGTAGGAGCccagtaaaataattttcagtggATGTCTTTGGCCTGGGTCTTGAAGGATAGTTACAACTTAGGCAGGAGGAGACAAGATTACTGACATATCACAGGGAAAGAACGACATGCAAAGATGGGAATCCACAGGACAGACACAAAGCATTTTATTTGCTGTACTAGAGAGAAACCATGAGCCAGCAATGGGAAATACAGCAGGAAGGGTAGGTAGGATCAATTGAACAAATTTTAAGAGTCCCATTTAATCTAGTaatctttaaattataaaagccCAGTAAATTGAGAATTTATTTGGATATCTCTAATATTGCTAGCAACACACTGTACTGTAATTGTTTGTCTTCTATGATCTTCTCACTGGGATTATAATCCATGCACCTAGCACAGTATCTGGTATGATAAAGACACTCAATATTTGCTGGGGGTGAAGATTACAGTCAACTCAGCAATGTATCTCTCCATTCTCCACCCCATCACCTCCCCACATCTGGTACATTACAGCTTTGTAGTCAGTACTGTAGTGCTTCCTAAATCTTAAGGATTTGAGGAAATGCAAAGTAGCTCCTGTTCACCAAAAGTTTGGGGACTCTAGGACCCCTTTTGGTTTCTATCTACAGTCTAGGATGGAggatataaaatacattaattacttttaatatattttcttctatacaGGTGAGCTGAGAGAACACTTTGCACAATTTGGCCATGTTCGAAAGTGCATCATACCTTTTGTgagtattatcttttaaaaaaaaaagtattaatgtTATCCTCtagttcttgatttttttgtCCAAACATATCGACTCATGAATTTCTAATGGAGTGAAGCTGTTCAGCGTCTTTATTGATAAAATTATGGGTGATACTGATTAAACAGTAAAAAATTTTATCCTAGGTATTTGTGTTAGTTttttattgttgcataacaaattactgcaaacttaaTAGCTCAGACAATGCACTTATACTATCAGTTTCTGCAAATCAGAAGTCTGGGCACAGCcttgctgggtcctctgctcagggtctcctGATAGTTGCAATCTAGGTGTCAGCTGAGGCTGTGGTCTCATGAGAGGCTCAGCTGGGAAAGACTCATTTCCCAGCTGCCTCAGGTTGGTGGAGAATTTGTTTTTCAACTGCAGGACTGAGGCATCTGCTTTCTTGGTGGCTTTTAGCTGGAGGCTGCTCCCAGCTCCTAGGAACTGCCTGCAGTTTGTTGTTACCTGGCTTCTCTGTAGGCTCTTTCCCAACGTGGCAGCTTAGTTCTTCAGAATCAGCAAGGAGTTTCGTTCTCCAGCCTGCTAAGACAGTCTTATAACTTGGTCTTGGGAGTGACACCCCATTACCCTTGCCATGTAACGTGATCACAGGAGCAGCATCCCATCACTTTTGTCCCGTTCTTTTGGTTAAAAGCATGTCATAGGTCCCAttcactcaaggggaggggattatacaagggGTAACAGGGTGGGACACAAGATCATGGGCCATCTCGTAATTCTAGTGCCTACTACAGTATTATAAGGACTTGACATAGTAGAGGATAATTTTCTCATAAAACTGAGGGGCAGAGAATACTTTAACTTTTATCCTCATTAAATTGAatgccatttttttttgtttttgtatttaataCATTCCCTTTGCTTTCTCGTGAAGGTTTAGGCTCAATCtataaatttgttttgctttttcatggGGTGTATTTTTCTGTGGGCTTTCTAGAATTACTGGTTTTTTGGGGGTATGAATGTGAGCACATGTAGAGTTTACACATGCTGCACTAAAACCAGCCCTTTGTTCCTCATGGCACTGAAAGGCTGTGGTAAAATAGCAGCTTAAAGCAACTTAAACTCTTAACTCTTGATTTAACATTACTTGCCTTCTAGAAATCAAAGATTACTTCTATCTAGTGCTAGTGAAGGTATAGGGAAACTGGCACTGAAATTGTTGAGTTTAACTGCTGTCTTCATTTGTGAAGGGTAGTTTGGCAAAAtctatcaaaattaagaatttgcatttgctttcatctagcaattccatttctaggagtTTATTATACAGAAATGTGTGATCaagaatgttcaaagcagcattgcTTAATATAGCTGAGAAGAACCTAAGTATTCATCAGTGGGATTGATTACATATTAACTCATGGTTACAGTGGAATTTGTACAGTTAGTTAAAAGAATGAGGCACATGTGTTACAGACGTGAAAATCTTTCTATAAGCTTAAAAACTACGATTTTACAAGGAGTatgaaatttgtatttattgaagagcatttaaaaataaagttttccaaAAGAATGTAAGATATTTCTTGGTTGCTGTTTccctcttaaaaaatataaacaaaataatttaggACCTGGAGTTAACAGATCTTAGATTCAAACAAAAGGCAGCTTTGATTCTTggtaaaactaaataaaatgtagcAGGAAAAAATTAGTTTCTTATTAACAAATTGTACTCAAGTTAGAAATGCAGGTTTCTTAGATACATATTATGTAagtttaataaacataaaatttttaaggCCTTTACTCATGGAAATAGTAGTATTGAGGTAGAGCAGAGTGCTTTAGAAATTGCCCTATTTGAGGTAGGGAGTGAATTTCTGGGACATGACCAGAAACTTCCTGTCTTCTAGGTTAATATTTACAAAGTTACCTGTGAAGTATGGGGGCAATTTCTAGGAATTTGGTTTTTGGGCAGAGCACAACATAACTTTCTAACGAGATTGATGATGTATATTGAGTGACTAGATGTCTTGGTATCTGTCCTTTACAtagggctggtgggggagggggcagagtgTGTCCAAGCACACTAGAATCATTTTGCTTGTGCACTGATGTAGAGGCTGAGTGATAAGCACTCTGCCTTTTGCACAGGGGAAGTAGCAAAATGGTTTACATTAACCAGAAGTCTGGAACTAGGTAGATAAGGGTAATTTTTCCCTCCTATTTTTCATTAGAAGCTTGATGATAATGGTAGTGGTGGTACTGAGGGTGACTGGGTTCAGAAATCACCAGAAATGCAATTACGTTTTGAGGCTTAATTTTCTAGATTCTAGAAGTGAGGAAGTTAGAAACAGGAAGACACTTCTTTATGTGATCAAAATCTCCTCGACTATTGCTGTTAGTGTGCTTTGTATCATTACCCATGTTTTGCTTGTCCAATGGcagcagaaaagcagagaatgtTAACACAGGGATTAAGACTTGGGTAACTAGGAGCGTGAATACGTATTAAAGCAAGGTTTTTGACATTAAGATGCTTGTTATACCATTTTGGCAGATGAAAAAGTTGGTAGTTTGATTTGGAGCTCATGGAAACTTTCTCAAGTTCATGATTAATCTTTTcctaaattttgaatttttaggaCAAAGACACCGGCTTTCACAGAGGTATGGGTTGGATTCAGTTTTCTTCAGAAGAAGAACTTCAGAATGCACTACAACAGGAAAATCACGTTATTGATGGAGTAaaggtaaatttttttctatatcataTGAGCTTTCTGAATATCAATTAAATAAGTCAGAACTGTGGAATGATAGGGACTTTATGAGATTTGTAACTTAAGCAGCCTTACTGTTTGTTAAAGAAcggtgggtggtggtggtggtggtagagtGCCCAGTTCTAAAAGGTCTGGGGAGGGAAGTATAGGAAGACCCTTTGATGGTTAGCAAGGTATGTGCAACATGGAGCAGTGGAAACAGCAGTTCAGTTACAAGTCACGCAGACTGGGGTTGAAATCCTGGCTTTTCTacttactatgtgaccttgggtcaAACTGATCTACAATTTTTCATTGAAGTTCAGGGAGTCTTAAGAACCGGGAACAAATAACATCCTCTTTACTTACTGACTTATCCTTAATAAAAAGGTAGTCTTAAAGTGgcaattttcagttttaatgtttttagAGATATTGTCTTTCCTTATAGTgcttaatcttatttttttcagctcCATGTTCAAGCTCAAAGACCAAAAGTTTTGCAAGGGGATCAGACATCTGATGAAGAGAAAGATTTTTGAGACTATTACTGCctatttaa includes:
- the SLIRP gene encoding SRA stem-loop-interacting RNA-binding protein, mitochondrial — translated: MAASAVRGAVALRTSVGRPVAFVRKIPWTAASSELREHFAQFGHVRKCIIPFDKDTGFHRGMGWIQFSSEEELQNALQQENHVIDGVKLHVQAQRPKVLQGDQTSDEEKDF